The following is a genomic window from Micromonospora cathayae.
GTTCGTCGGCGGTGGGCAGTGGCCCGGCCTCCGTGGCGAGCAGGTTCTTCTCGCCCCGGCCCCGGGCGAACGCGTCGTACTGCTCCTCCAGGGCCTGGACCAGCGACGCGGCGTCCTCGGTCTGCGCCACCTGCCGGTCGATCTCCACCCGGACCACCTCGGCGGCCGAGCGGAGACTGTCGCTGGGCAGCAGCAGGCCGGTGCTGCGGGACACCGAGGAGAGCAGCACCTCGGCCGCCGCCGGGTACTCGGTCTGGGCGACGTAGTGCGGTACGTGCACGGCGAAGCCGAGGGCGTCCCGGCCGTCCTTGCCGAGCCGGTACTCCAGCAGGTGGCCGACGCTGCCGGGCACCTGCACCCGCTGCAACCACGGCTCGTAGCCGGCGATCAGGTCACGTCGGGTGGCGTGCGCGGTCACCCCGGTGGGCCGGGTGTGCGGTACCGCCATCGGGATGGCGTTGAGGCCGACGGTGAGCCGGACGTCCAGCCGGGCGGCCAGCCCGCTGACCGCCGCCACGAAACGTTCCCACTGGAGGTCCGGTTCGGGGCCGGTGAGCAGCAGGAACGGGGTCTCGTCGTCGTCGCGGAGCAGGTGCAGCTCCAGCGCGGGGTGGTCGTAGTGCTCCCAGTGGTCCTCGACGAAGGTCATCACCGGGCGGCGGGACCGGTAGTCGAAGAGCTGGTCGACGTCGAAGGTGGCGATCGGGGTGGCTTCGAGGCTGTTGAGGAGTTGCTCACGGGCCAGTCGGGTGGCGTTGCCGGCGTCGACGAAGCCGGTCAGCGCCTGGATCAGCACCGGCTGACCGAGGTCGGGCAGGTCGTCGGTGAGCTGGTACAGCTCGTGTGGGTCGAGCACCGGTCTGGACCTCCCTGGTAGGTGCGCCACGGGCCGCCGTGGGGAGACGGCACCCGGTACGGGAAACGTATTCGCCATCTTGGTGCATTCCTTCGCGGCGCGGTGGAGCGGCCGGGGGTGCCCGGGCTCGGCGGCGGACCGGCCGATGGCGGTGCCGGTTCGACCCGGAGGGCTCCGATCCTGGTCCGGACGGGTGGGCGGTCCCTCGGCCGTCCGGCCGGCGGCCTGCCCACCGACCGGTGGAGCGCATCCTGGAAGTGCTGCCGGCCCCGGTTGGCGGGGGTTTCTCCCCGGGCCGGACGCGCCGGCGGCGGCCGAGGCAAATGCCCGCCTTGCCGCGTATGGCAACAAACGCCAGCCTCGATGCCGTCCTGGCGGGTTTCGTGGGGAGAAATGTGGCGAGCGCCACAGATCACCCACGGTAATGGTGGCGGCTCTCTGCTTAGCCTCGTCGGATGCGTGACGACGACATGATCAATGAACGGACCACGCCCACCAGCCCGGATGGCCGTACGGATGAGGGAGCATCACCCGAAAGGGAAAGCACGTACGGTGAGCAACGACCTGGCGGTACCCGGCGTCGGGGCCTGCGTAACCTCACCCCGCGCACCGGCCGGGCCCGGCTGGCCCTCGCCACCGGCGCGGCCTGCTGCCTGGGCCTGGTCGCCGTCATCGAGGTCCGGGCCGCCACCCACGAACCGGCACCGCCGACCGACCGCTCCGCCAGCAGCGCCGACCTGGTGGAACGGGCCGAGGAGCAGCCCGCGTCCCGGGCCCTGGCCCGGACCCCGGCCCCCAGCGCGTCGCCCGCCCCGCCCACCGCCAGCCCGTCGCCGAGCCGGCCGGCCGCCACCACCCCCGCCCCGAAGAAGACCCCCACGAAGAAGCCCACCCCCCGCAAGCCGGTCGACCCCGCGCCGGTGGCCGGGCTGACCACCGCCCAGATGAAGAACGCCACCGTGATCGTGCGTACCGGCCGGGCCATGGGCGTGCCCCGGCGCGGCCTGGTCGTCGCGGTCGCCACCGCCATGCAGGAGAGCAACCTCTACAACCTGGCCAGCGGCGTGGTGCCCGAGTCGCAGAACCTCCCGAACCAGGGCCTCGGCTGGGACCACGACTCGGTCGGGCTGTTCCAGCAGCGCGCCAGCATGGGCTGGGGCACGGTCGAGGACCTGATGAACCCGGCGTACGCGACCCGGCAGTTCCTCACCGCCCTGCTCGCGGTGCCCGGCTGGCAGCAGATGCGGCTGACCGACGCGGCGCAGGCCGTGCAGATCTCCGGCTTCCCGGAGGCGTACGCCCAGCACGAGTCGCGGGCCACCGTCATCGTCGAGGCGATCGTGCCGTCCGGGGTGTGATCGTGCCGTCCGGGACGTAGCCGGGCGTGACGGTTGCCGGGTCGGGGTACACATGAGGGGCAACTCCACGACAGGAGGCCCCACATGTCCCCACTGATGCAGAAGCTCACCCGGTTCCTCCGCTCCCCGCAGGGGCAGCAACTGGTCGACCGGGGACGCCGTGAGCTGGCCAAGCCGGCCACCCAGCAGAAGCTGCGCGGGCTGGCGGCGAAGCTGTCCAAGCGGCGCTGACCGTCGTACCCGTCGTATCGTCCCCCCGCTTACCCCCGGAGCCTTCCGTGACCGACTCGACGCCCGTCGACGGCCAGACCCCCACCCCCGCTCCCACTCCCGTACCGGCTCCCACACCGGCTCCCGCGCCCCGTCCGCCGGCCGGTGCCCCGGCCGATCCGCCGGACGCCCCCGAGGCACCCCCGGCCAAACTGTGGGACCGGATGCGGGAGGACCCGCAGTACGCCCCGGAGCACCTCGCCCTGGAGGCGGTCCGTCGGCTCGGCCCGGAGGCGGCCCGCTGGGCCGAACGGGCCCGGGCCGAGCAGCCCGGCATCCCCGCCGAGGCCCTCGCCGACCAGGCGGTACGCCGCTTCGTCAACCGGGCCCGGCTCTCCGGGGCGGTCTCCGGGGCGGCCGGGCTGCCCGGGGCGGTGATCGACGTGGGAGTGCTCGCCTGGACCCAGGCCCGGATGGTGCTGCACGTCGCCGCCGCCTACGGGGTGGACCCCCGGCACACCGACCGGGCCACCGACCTGCTCGTCCTACAGAAGGTGCACAAGGTGGCCGAGACCGCCCGGCTGGCCCTCGGCGTGGCCGCCGGCCGGGAACGGGCCGGCGCGCTCTTCGGTGGCGGCTCGCAGCCGGCGCTCGGCCGGGTGATGATCAAGCTCGGGGTGCGGCTGGCCCAGATGGCCGGGGTGCGCGCGGCGAAGCGGGTCTTCGCCAAGGTGGTGCCGGGCGCGGCGATCGTCCTCGGTACCTGGGCCAACTCGTCGGCGACCAAGGACCTGGCCCGGCGGTCGCGGGAGCTGTACGGCCAGCACCGCTCCGGCGTGGTCCCGCCACCGCGCCAGCCCTGACGGCGACCACGGCGGCCGGCCCGGTCGGCCTGGCCCGGTCGGCGGCCGACCCGGTCGGTCAGTCGGCGTAGCCGGCGGCCGACCAGGTCACCTCGGCGAGCCGCTGCTGGCCGGCGTTGTTCGGGTGGAAGTAGTCGAGGCTGTTGACCTCGTCGAGGGTGAACCGCACCCGGTGTGCGGCCCCGCCGTCGTGCCGGCAGCGTGACCCGTACGCCCGGCAGGCCGCCACGAGCTGCTCGTTGTAGGCGTCCACCCGGTCGCGGAACGCCGCCCGGCGGGCCCGGTCGGCGGGAGCGGTGGACGTCGGGGCAGCCAGCAGGGCGGGACAGATGCCCCGCCCCCAGGCCCGGACGGCCCGCTCGTCGCGGTGCCCGATCTCCCAGAGCCGGTGCAGGTCCGGGATGCTCACCACGAGCACCCGGGCCTTCGGTCGGCCCTCGCGCAGCGTCCGCAGCGCCCGGTCGACCTGCTCCCGGAACGTCCCGACCGACGTCATCGCCTCGACGCTGCCCCGGCAGGCGTCGTTCGCGCCGATCAGCACGGTGACGTAGTCGGCCTTGTCGCGGACCGCCCGGGTGGCCTGGTCGGGCAGGGCGGACGCGCGGGCGCCCGCCGACGCGTGGTTGTACGCCCGGCCCTGGATCGCCGGATTCAGCTCGCGGAGCCGGCGGTAGTGGCTCTCCACCCGGCGTCCCTCCCCGGTGGACCAGGAGTTGCGGTGGCAGGAGGAGAGCACCAGGCAGGTACCGAAGCCGGTGGTGATCGAATCGCCGATCGCGGCCATCGCAGCCGGCGTCCCCGGGCGGGGGGATTCGCGTGGCGGCGGGGGAGTGCCGTCGCCCCCTCCGGTGCCGCCGCCCTCGCAGGCGAGCGCCACCAGCGCCGACAGGGAGGCCACCGCGGCGATCCAGCGTCGAGGCATGATGTTCCCCGTTCCACCAGCGGAGTGCGACAGCGTCGTCACTCTACGCCCCGACGGCGTGCCGGCGACACCCTCAGTGGCGGGCGCGCCAGGGTGCCGGCCGGCCGTGCAGCCACCAGCGCAGCCGGCCGGTGATCCAGGGCAGCACCAGGTACGTCATCAACGGGGTCAGGCAGACGGTGATCAGCAGGGTCCGCGCGGCCACCGGCACCCCGGGCAGGAACCGGCCGGTCAGCAGGGTGGCGGTCAGGCTCAACGGGAAGAACGCCAGCCAGATCGTCACCGCCTGCTTCCAGCGCGGCGGGGTCGGCGGAACCGCCCCGGTCAGCCCCTCGACGCTGCGTTCCGCCGGCGGGTCGAACCAGCCCTCGATACCGGTCCGCCGTTCCACCCGGGTGTGCTCGACGATGCCCTGCGCGGAGGTCAACCACCAGCGCCGCTGCGGCGACTCCTCCCACCCGCGCAGGGTCTCCGCGTCGGCGAACCGGTAGAGCATGTGCCAGTCCGACGAGCCGGGCGCGTTCTGCACCCAGCCCGCCCCGAGGAACCCCGGGAAGCCCTCCGCCAGGGCGGTGCCGGCCCGCATCCAGGCCACCATCTCGTGGGTACGGGCCGGGTCGGCGCGTCGGGCGATGGCGACGGTCACCGGTACCGGCCGGGTCGTGGTCATGCCGCCCATCCTCCGTCGTCGCTCGGCTCCCGGCCGGCTGGTGTTACGCAACCCACGGCGGTCGGCCGCCGACGGAGTACCCGGGCCCACGGCGGTCGGCCGCCGACCGGGGTACCGGGGCCGCCGCAGGTTAGCCCCGGTGCTGCCCGGGTAGTTCGCCAGGATGACGCGATCACAGCCCAAGGGTGCCCGGGGCACTGTCGGCCACGCCTACAGCGCGCTGAACCTGCGGCTGGCGCTGGCGTCGTTCGGGCTGGTCACCATGGTGCTCTTCGCCGTCCTGGCGGCCCGCGCCGGGCTGGCCTGGCTGGCCGTGCTCTGCGCGGTGTTCGCCGTGGTGGCGGTGGTCGACCTGGTCGTCATCCAGCGTCGTCGGGCCGCCCGCCGCCGGGAGGAGCCGGGCGCGCGCCACTCGCTCTTCGAGTGACAGGAGTACGAGATGTCCATCGCCACCACCAATCCCGCCACCGGTGAGGTGCTCAAGACGTACGACGCGATGTCGCCGGACCAGGTCGACGCCGCGATCGCCGGGGCGGACCGGGGGTTCGCGGAGCTGCGCGGCACCTCGATCGCGCAGCGCGGGCGGTGGCTGACCGCGGCGGCCGACCTGCTCGACGCCGAGCGGGCCGACATCGCCCGGACCATGACCACCGAGATGGGCAAGACGTACGCGTCGGCGCAGGCCGAGGCCGCCAAGTGCGCCACCGCCTGCCGGTTCTACGCCGAGCGCGCCGAGCGGTTCCTGGCCGACGAGCCGGCCGACGCGGCGGCGGTGAAGGCGACCCGGGCCTTCGTCCGGTACCAGCCGATCGGCCCGGTGCTGGCGGTGATGCCGTGGAACTTCCCGCTCTGGCAGGTGGTCCGGTTCGCCGCGCCGGCCCTGATGGCCGGCAACACCGGGCTGCTCAAGCACGCCTCCAACGTCCCGCAGACCGCCCTCTGGCTTGAGGAACTGTTCCGCCGGGCCGGCTTCCCGGAGGGGGCGTTCACCACCCTGCTGGTCGGGTCGGACGCGGTGGAGCGGATCCTCGGCGACCCACGGGTCCGGGCGGCGACCCTGACCGGCAGCGAGGCGGCCGGCCGGTCCATCGCGTCGGTCGCCGGCCGGAACCTGAAGAAGACCGTTTTGGAACTCGGTGGCAGCGACCCGTTCGTGGTGATGCCCTCGGCGGACCTGGACCGGGCCGCCGAGGTCGCCACCACCGCCCGCTGCCAGAACAACGGCCAGTCCTGCATCGCCGCGAAGCGGTTCATCGTGCACACCGACGTGTTCGACGCGTTCGCCGAGCGGTTCGTGGCGCACATGTCGGCGCTGACGGTGGGTGACCCGATGGACGCCGGCACCGACGTCGGGCCGCTGGCCAGTGAACGGGGCCGTGACGAGGTGGCCGCCCAGGTCCGGGACGCGGTGGACCGGGGCGCGCGGCTGCTCTGCGGCGGCGAGGTGCCCGACCGGGCCGGCTGGTGGTACCCGCCGACCGTGGTCACCGACCTGACGCCGCAGATGCGGATGTGGGGCGAGGAGGTGTTCGGCCCGGCCGCCGGGCTGTACCGGGTGGCGTCGTACGACGAGGCGGTCGAGGTCGCCAACGGCACCAGCTTCGGTCTCGGCGCGAACGCCTGGACCCGGGACCCGGCCGAGCAGGAACGCTTCGCCACCGACCTGGACGCCGGCAACGTCTTCGTCAACGGCATGACCACCTCGTACCCGGAGCTGCCGTTCGGCGGGGTGCGCAACTCCGGGTACGGCCGGGAGCTGTCGGCGCTGGGCATGCGCGAGTTCTGCAACGTCAAGACCGTCTGGGTGGGCGAGGGCGTGGCCACCGGCGGGGCCGGCTCGCACGCGGAGTGAGGCTTCCTCGCGGCTGATTGGTCGGGGCGGGTTCTGGGTAGTGGTCGTCGGCATGACGGTGTTCGGCGTGCACGCCTCCCACGAGCAGATCCACCCGGCCGCGCTGCTGGAGGCGGTGGTCCGGGCCGAACGGGCCGGCTTCGACGCGGCCATGTGCTCGGACCACTTCGCGCCGTGGAGCGAACGGCAGGGGCAGTCGGCCTTCGCCTGGTCCTGGCTCGGCGCGGCGTTGCAGGCAACCGGGCTGCCGCTCGGGGTGGTCAACGCCCCCGGCCAGCGGTACCACCCGGCGATCATCGCGCAGGCCATCGGCACCCTCGGCGCGATGTACCCGGGCCGGTTCTGGGCGGCGCTGGGCACCGGGGAGGCCGCCAACGAGCACATCACCGGCGACCCGTGGCCGCGCAAGGACGTCCGTAACGCCCGGCTGCGGGAGTGCGTGGACGTGATCCGGGCGCTGCTGGCCGGCGAGGAGGTCACCCACGACGGCCTGGTCCGGGTGGACCGGGCGAAGCTGTGGACCCGGCCCGAGGAGCCGCCGGCGCTGGTCGGTGCGGCGGTGAGCGTGGCGACCGCGCGCTGGTGCGCCGAGTGGGCGGACGGCCTGATCACCGTCAACGCGCCGGTGCCGCACCTGCGCGCGATGATCGACGCGTACCGGGACGCCGGCGGCCGGGGGCCGTTGAACCTCCAGGTGCACCTGAGCTGGGACCCGGACCAGGAGCGCGCCGAGCGGATCGCCTACGACCAGTGGCGCAGCAACGTGTTCGCCCCGCCGGTCTGCTGGGACCTGGAGACGGTGGAGCACTTCGACGTGGTCTCCGAGCGGGTGCCGATGGAGAAGCTGCACGAGGTGGTCAACATCTCGCACGACCTGGGCCGGCACGTCGGCTGGCTGGAGGAGTACCTCGACCTGGGCTTCGACCGGATCTTCCTGCACCACGTCGGGCAGGAGCTGGGGCCGTTCGTGGACACCTTCGGCGCGGAGGTGCTGCCCAAGCTGCGTACCCGCTGACCGCCCGGCTGGGGGCCGCGCCGGTTCAGGCCCGGCTCAGGGCGTGGCCGCGCCGCGGGCCCGGTCAGGTCGCGGTCGTCGTCGGCCGGTCCAGCCGGCGGGCGAGCACCTGGCCGGGCCACGGGTCCCGGTCGGGTCGCCGCACGGTGAACGGTTCGGTCGGGGTGAAGCCCTGCCGCTCGTAGAAGCGCACCAGCGCCCCGTCGTCACCGGCGTAGCAGTCCACCCGCAGCAGCCCCACACCGGCGGCCCCCGCCAGTTCCCCGGCATGGTCCAGCAGCCGTCCGCCGATGCCCAGTCCCGCGTACGCCCGGTCGGTGACCAGCAGGTTGACGTACAGCTCGGGTTCGTCGGCCGGGGGGATGTGGTCGGTGGCCCGGCCGACGACGAGCGCGCCCACCGGCTGCCCGGCGAGCATGGCGAGCCAGAGTCCGCCGCTGTCCGCCCAGGTGCGGGCCTGGGCGAGCCGGCGCGGGTCGGCCGAGGCGGGCGTGCTGCCCCACTGGCCGGTGCGGCCCCGGGCCGCCAGCCAGGCCATGGCGTCGTCGAGCAGCCGCAGGATGGTCCGGTCGTCCGCCGGGGTGCCCGGCTGGATGGTGAGCGCGTCGCGGTCGGCCATTCCCCGATGGTCTGCCATTTCCCCGGATCGATGTCACCCGGTTTCCTGGAGCGTATGACCGAACCACGATGGGTGGTAGGGTCGCCACGGCCCGTAAGATTGACTGACCTCGATATGGCGGCATCGCTGCCGTGGCACCCAGGGAGTGGTCGATGATCAGACGGAAACTGTCCCACGCGGCCGGAGCCGCCCTCGCGCTCGTGCTGTCCCTCACCGGCGTCCAGGCCGTAACCGGCACGCCGGCCAGCGCGGACGTGGGGGCCACGGTCCGGACCGTCTACTACGACGCCAGCCGGGCCGGCGAGTTCCGGACCAACTTCGACCAGGCCGCCGCCAACTGGAACAGCCGGGTCAGCAACGTCCGCCTGGTCGCCGGCACCCCGGCCAGCGTCACCATCTACGTCGACAGCGGCTGGCCGCGCGCCTACGTGGCCGGACTGGGCCGGGGCACCATCTACATGGGCTGGCAGGCCGTCAACCAGGGCTACCACCGGACCCGGATCGCCACCCACGAGTTCGGCCACATCCTCGGCCTGCCCGACCGGCGTACCGGCCTGTGCTCGGACCTGATGTCCGGCAGCAGCGCCCCGGTCTCCTGCACCAACGCGTACCCGAACGCCACCGAGGCCGCCCAGGTCAACTCGCTGTTCGCCGGCAGCCTCGCGGCCAGCGCCGACGTGGCCGGCACCCACGTGTGGAACGAGGAGGCCGACGGCGACGTCACGCCGCAGGTCGTCGGCGGTGTGCCGGCCACCGAGAACTACCCGTGGATGGTCTACACCTCCGGCTGCACCGGCACGCTGATCAAGGCGAACTGGGCGGTCACCGCGAAGCACTGCGGCACCCCCAGCTCGGTCCGGGTCGGCAGCGTCAACCGCAGCAGCGGTGGCGTCGTGGTCGGCGTGAGCCGGGCGGTCAACCACCCCACCATCGACGTCAAGCTGCTCCAGCTCAGCAGTTCGGTGAGCTACGCCCCGGCACCCATCCCCACCACCTCCGGCGCGGTCGGCACGGCCACCCGGATCATCGGCTGGGGCCAGACCTGCCCGGTCCGGGGCTGCGGCGGCGCGCCGACCACCGCGTACGAGCTGGACACCTCGATCGTGTCGGACAGCCGGTGCAGCGGCATCAACGCCACGTACGAGATCTGCACCAACAACACCAACGGCAACTCGGGCGCCTGCTACGGCGACTCGGGCGGCCCGCAGGTGCGCAAGATCAACGGCGTCTGGAACCTGATCGGCGCGACCAGCCGCTCGGGCAACGGCGACCCGACCTGCGCCACCGGCCCGTCCATCTACGGTGACCTGCCGTCGATCCGTACCTGGATCAACACCCAGGTCGGCGGCCTGCCCACCGCCTGACCGGACGGTGTTCGACGGGGTGCCCGGTCGGACCGGGCACCCCGTCCGCCGGTTCGGGTCGGCCGGTCAGCCCCGGCCGGGGCGGTCGCCGACCAGCGTGGTCAGGGAGCGCGGTGCCAGCGTGACCGTCGGGTGCGGACCACCCCCGGTGACGGTGCCCGGGGACTTCTCCAGGTTGTGCGTGGAGTCGGTGCGGTACGCCGTCGGCCGCCTCAGGTCGACGCTGGTGGTGACGGCCGTGTCCGTGGTGTTGATGATCTGTACGACCTCGGTGCCGTCGGCGTTGCGGTAGGCGGAGACCTTCAGGCCCTCCCGCGTGCTGTCGACCCCGATCCGGACCGCCCCGGGCCGGACGAACCGGCTGTACGCCGCGAACGCGTAGAGGCGGGACGACACCCGGTAGCTGTCGTTGGCGTCGTCCACCTGGACCAGGGCCGCCGTCGCGCCCCGGGACGAGCCGAGCCAGAAGACGAAGGCGCTGCTGTCGGCCAGCGCCAGGGTGTCGTGGATCCGTTCGGCGACGGCGAGGCCGTCGGTGCCCCTACCGCTGTCCCAGGCTTCGTTCCAGCCGTCCGTGACGCTCGACGGCGCCCACTCCGACATCCAGGTGGGTGCCGTGGTCGGCAGCTGCCGGTCCGCCGGGCTCGCGTAACCGTGCCCGGTGAACAGGTCCAGGTACCTGCGGGCCTGCGGGTCCGACTCGATCGCCTGGGCGTACGCGGCGGACTGCTGCCAGCCGAACGAGTCGCAGCAGGCCACCTTCACGCCGGCGGCGCGGGCGACGGGGCCGAGCACCTTCACGAAGTCGGCGGCCTGGGCCGGGGTGAACCGCATCGAGGCGTAGGGGGCGGTCCAGTCGGGTTCGTTGGTGAACCCGAGTTCGTCGATCCGGATGCCCTCCTGCCGGTAGAACCGGGTGTACTGCACGAGGTACCGCGCGTACGCCTCGCGCCAGTCGCCGCCGGCACAGGAGACGCCCGGCACCCCGCAGAGCGAACCGCCGTTGTTCTCGTCGCCGTTGTCCTTCATGTAGCCCGGGGCGCTCCAGGCGTCCGCGTAGAACCGGTCGATCCCGCGTTTGCGCGCCTCTTTGGTGTACCAGACCTGGCCGCCGTCCCAGCCGTCCCACCGGTACGTCGGCGGGGCCGTCGGGCCGCCGGGGTCGGTGGGCTGGATGGAGAGCATCTTGTCGTACTCGGTGGAGGCCGACGAGCCGATGCCGAGCCGCAGGATGCTCGGGGCCGCGCCGGTCCTGCTGTCGAGCAGGAGGTCGAGGACCTCCTCGCGCTTGCGCTCGGAAAGGTTGTGCACGAGCGAGGAGCGCTGGAAGGCGATGGAGTAGCCGAACCCGTCGATGGACTGGTGGGTCTCACCACGGTCGATGTCGATCCCGGGCGGGGAGCCGGCGTGGGCGGGGGTGGTCGGCAGGACGACGGCGAGCGCGATGGCGGCCACCAGGGTGGGGGAGCGGAGCACGGGACTCTCCTTCGCGGGTGCGCGCGGTGGGTGGTGACCCGACGGAACGCGACGGGACGCGACGGCGTGGCTCCGGGTCCGTCCGGTCCGGGCAGGCACCGAATTACATCGACGAAAGCTAATGAAACCGTATCGGAGGCGATATCGGGAACTCAACACCCGCCGGGCGGTCCGGACGGCGCGATCGGCAG
Proteins encoded in this region:
- a CDS encoding peptidase M23, producing MRDDDMINERTTPTSPDGRTDEGASPERESTYGEQRPGGTRRRGLRNLTPRTGRARLALATGAACCLGLVAVIEVRAATHEPAPPTDRSASSADLVERAEEQPASRALARTPAPSASPAPPTASPSPSRPAATTPAPKKTPTKKPTPRKPVDPAPVAGLTTAQMKNATVIVRTGRAMGVPRRGLVVAVATAMQESNLYNLASGVVPESQNLPNQGLGWDHDSVGLFQQRASMGWGTVEDLMNPAYATRQFLTALLAVPGWQQMRLTDAAQAVQISGFPEAYAQHESRATVIVEAIVPSGV
- a CDS encoding GDSL-type esterase/lipase family protein, whose protein sequence is MPRRWIAAVASLSALVALACEGGGTGGGDGTPPPPRESPRPGTPAAMAAIGDSITTGFGTCLVLSSCHRNSWSTGEGRRVESHYRRLRELNPAIQGRAYNHASAGARASALPDQATRAVRDKADYVTVLIGANDACRGSVEAMTSVGTFREQVDRALRTLREGRPKARVLVVSIPDLHRLWEIGHRDERAVRAWGRGICPALLAAPTSTAPADRARRAAFRDRVDAYNEQLVAACRAYGSRCRHDGGAAHRVRFTLDEVNSLDYFHPNNAGQQRLAEVTWSAAGYAD
- a CDS encoding GNAT family N-acetyltransferase — translated: MADRDALTIQPGTPADDRTILRLLDDAMAWLAARGRTGQWGSTPASADPRRLAQARTWADSGGLWLAMLAGQPVGALVVGRATDHIPPADEPELYVNLLVTDRAYAGLGIGGRLLDHAGELAGAAGVGLLRVDCYAGDDGALVRFYERQGFTPTEPFTVRRPDRDPWPGQVLARRLDRPTTTAT
- a CDS encoding DUF6343 family protein → MTRSQPKGARGTVGHAYSALNLRLALASFGLVTMVLFAVLAARAGLAWLAVLCAVFAVVAVVDLVVIQRRRAARRREEPGARHSLFE
- a CDS encoding proteasome assembly chaperone family protein, yielding MLDPHELYQLTDDLPDLGQPVLIQALTGFVDAGNATRLAREQLLNSLEATPIATFDVDQLFDYRSRRPVMTFVEDHWEHYDHPALELHLLRDDDETPFLLLTGPEPDLQWERFVAAVSGLAARLDVRLTVGLNAIPMAVPHTRPTGVTAHATRRDLIAGYEPWLQRVQVPGSVGHLLEYRLGKDGRDALGFAVHVPHYVAQTEYPAAAEVLLSSVSRSTGLLLPSDSLRSAAEVVRVEIDRQVAQTEDAASLVQALEEQYDAFARGRGEKNLLATEAGPLPTADELGAELERFLAEQSRPGDNPTG
- a CDS encoding glycoside hydrolase family 30 protein, with amino-acid sequence MLRSPTLVAAIALAVVLPTTPAHAGSPPGIDIDRGETHQSIDGFGYSIAFQRSSLVHNLSERKREEVLDLLLDSRTGAAPSILRLGIGSSASTEYDKMLSIQPTDPGGPTAPPTYRWDGWDGGQVWYTKEARKRGIDRFYADAWSAPGYMKDNGDENNGGSLCGVPGVSCAGGDWREAYARYLVQYTRFYRQEGIRIDELGFTNEPDWTAPYASMRFTPAQAADFVKVLGPVARAAGVKVACCDSFGWQQSAAYAQAIESDPQARRYLDLFTGHGYASPADRQLPTTAPTWMSEWAPSSVTDGWNEAWDSGRGTDGLAVAERIHDTLALADSSAFVFWLGSSRGATAALVQVDDANDSYRVSSRLYAFAAYSRFVRPGAVRIGVDSTREGLKVSAYRNADGTEVVQIINTTDTAVTTSVDLRRPTAYRTDSTHNLEKSPGTVTGGGPHPTVTLAPRSLTTLVGDRPGRG
- a CDS encoding TIGR03885 family FMN-dependent LLM class oxidoreductase gives rise to the protein MTVFGVHASHEQIHPAALLEAVVRAERAGFDAAMCSDHFAPWSERQGQSAFAWSWLGAALQATGLPLGVVNAPGQRYHPAIIAQAIGTLGAMYPGRFWAALGTGEAANEHITGDPWPRKDVRNARLRECVDVIRALLAGEEVTHDGLVRVDRAKLWTRPEEPPALVGAAVSVATARWCAEWADGLITVNAPVPHLRAMIDAYRDAGGRGPLNLQVHLSWDPDQERAERIAYDQWRSNVFAPPVCWDLETVEHFDVVSERVPMEKLHEVVNISHDLGRHVGWLEEYLDLGFDRIFLHHVGQELGPFVDTFGAEVLPKLRTR
- a CDS encoding EcsC family protein; translation: MTDSTPVDGQTPTPAPTPVPAPTPAPAPRPPAGAPADPPDAPEAPPAKLWDRMREDPQYAPEHLALEAVRRLGPEAARWAERARAEQPGIPAEALADQAVRRFVNRARLSGAVSGAAGLPGAVIDVGVLAWTQARMVLHVAAAYGVDPRHTDRATDLLVLQKVHKVAETARLALGVAAGRERAGALFGGGSQPALGRVMIKLGVRLAQMAGVRAAKRVFAKVVPGAAIVLGTWANSSATKDLARRSRELYGQHRSGVVPPPRQP
- a CDS encoding snapalysin family zinc-dependent metalloprotease, producing the protein MIRRKLSHAAGAALALVLSLTGVQAVTGTPASADVGATVRTVYYDASRAGEFRTNFDQAAANWNSRVSNVRLVAGTPASVTIYVDSGWPRAYVAGLGRGTIYMGWQAVNQGYHRTRIATHEFGHILGLPDRRTGLCSDLMSGSSAPVSCTNAYPNATEAAQVNSLFAGSLAASADVAGTHVWNEEADGDVTPQVVGGVPATENYPWMVYTSGCTGTLIKANWAVTAKHCGTPSSVRVGSVNRSSGGVVVGVSRAVNHPTIDVKLLQLSSSVSYAPAPIPTTSGAVGTATRIIGWGQTCPVRGCGGAPTTAYELDTSIVSDSRCSGINATYEICTNNTNGNSGACYGDSGGPQVRKINGVWNLIGATSRSGNGDPTCATGPSIYGDLPSIRTWINTQVGGLPTA
- a CDS encoding antibiotic biosynthesis monooxygenase — protein: MTTTRPVPVTVAIARRADPARTHEMVAWMRAGTALAEGFPGFLGAGWVQNAPGSSDWHMLYRFADAETLRGWEESPQRRWWLTSAQGIVEHTRVERRTGIEGWFDPPAERSVEGLTGAVPPTPPRWKQAVTIWLAFFPLSLTATLLTGRFLPGVPVAARTLLITVCLTPLMTYLVLPWITGRLRWWLHGRPAPWRARH
- a CDS encoding NADP-dependent succinic semialdehyde dehydrogenase, yielding MSIATTNPATGEVLKTYDAMSPDQVDAAIAGADRGFAELRGTSIAQRGRWLTAAADLLDAERADIARTMTTEMGKTYASAQAEAAKCATACRFYAERAERFLADEPADAAAVKATRAFVRYQPIGPVLAVMPWNFPLWQVVRFAAPALMAGNTGLLKHASNVPQTALWLEELFRRAGFPEGAFTTLLVGSDAVERILGDPRVRAATLTGSEAAGRSIASVAGRNLKKTVLELGGSDPFVVMPSADLDRAAEVATTARCQNNGQSCIAAKRFIVHTDVFDAFAERFVAHMSALTVGDPMDAGTDVGPLASERGRDEVAAQVRDAVDRGARLLCGGEVPDRAGWWYPPTVVTDLTPQMRMWGEEVFGPAAGLYRVASYDEAVEVANGTSFGLGANAWTRDPAEQERFATDLDAGNVFVNGMTTSYPELPFGGVRNSGYGRELSALGMREFCNVKTVWVGEGVATGGAGSHAE